One genomic window of Quercus lobata isolate SW786 chromosome 9, ValleyOak3.0 Primary Assembly, whole genome shotgun sequence includes the following:
- the LOC115961241 gene encoding MADS-box transcription factor 23-like, whose product MESKKTKGKQKIEMKKIDKEVSLVTFSKRRFGINKKASELVTLCGAEVGVVVFSPAGKPFSFGHPSVESVANRFLKRNPPQAQEDSSTHTLEAQYWRVLRKVLCACMKEKTIAGLPSSSSSTFLADISAQGTTPFAPNTSGTNPSSFPSGYGYGQGHFRFYKN is encoded by the exons ATGGAGAGTAAAAAGACCAAGGGAAAACAAAAGATAGAGATGAAGAAAATAGACAAAGAAGTTAGTCTTGTTACTTTCTCAAAACGTAGGTTTGGTATCAACAAAAAAGCTAGTGAGTTGGTGACTCTATGTGGTGCTGAGGTTGGTGTGGTAGTTTTCTCACCAGCTGGAAAGCCCTTTTCATTTGGTCATCCCTCAGTTGAGTCTGTGGCCAACCGCTTCCTAAAACGAAACCCTCCACAAGCCCAAGAGGATAGTAGTACCCATACTTTGGAGGCTCAATATTGGAGG GTGCTCCGCAAAGTTCTGTGCGCTTGTATGAAGGAGAAGACTATAGCTGGGTtaccctcttcttcttcttctaccttTCTTGCTGATATTTCTGCCCAAGGAACCACCCCTTTTGCCCCTAATACCAGTGGAACTAATCCTTCTAGCTTTCCTTCTGGCTATGGCTATGGACAAGGGCACTTCaggttttataaaaattga